A DNA window from Centroberyx gerrardi isolate f3 chromosome 3, fCenGer3.hap1.cur.20231027, whole genome shotgun sequence contains the following coding sequences:
- the LOC144542820 gene encoding LOW QUALITY PROTEIN: retrovirus-related Pol polyprotein from transposon 17.6 (The sequence of the model RefSeq protein was modified relative to this genomic sequence to represent the inferred CDS: inserted 3 bases in 2 codons), with protein MTKCLKWPWAAPVVKKKGGGLRFCVDYRKFNDVTRKDAYPLPRIDDALDSLSHACWFSTLDXSGYWKVEVDPKDRHKTTFITRQGLFEFNVLIFGLCNAPSTSQRLMDLILVDLQWTTCLVYLDDIIVFGHTFQEHLARLEGVLAKLQQANLKVKPSKFNLFSTQVRYLGHVISTERVMADPAKVDAVRGWPVPKNQTEVQSFIGLASYYRRFVKGFPDIPRPLHQLVEKGRWFRWSDDCQRAFDQLKASLIAAPVLAYPDPSKPFILDTDASDVGIAAVLSQEEGGLELVIAYXRALTKQERKYATTKKELLSCGK; from the exons CAAATGCTTGAAATGGCCGTGGGCGGCCCCTGTAGTTAAAAAGAAGGGGGGTGGGCTTCGTTTCTGCGTGGATTATAGGAAGTTCAATGATGTCACTAGGAAGGACGCATATCCTCTACCTAGAATTGATGATGCCCTTGATAGTCTTAGTCATGCCTGCTGGTTTTCCACTCTTG CTAGTGGATACTGGAAGGTCGAGGTTGACCCCAAAGACCGCCATAAGACAACCTTCATTACTCGCCAGGGGTTGTTTGAGtttaatgttttgatttttggACTATGCAATGCCCCCAGTACTTCTCAGAGATTGATGGACCTGATTCTTGTAGATTTGCAGTGGACCACTTGTTTGGTTTATCTGGATGATATTATTGTTTTTGGCCACACCTTCCAGGAGCATCTGGCTCGTTTGGAAGGGGTGCTTGCGAAGCTTCAGCAGGCAAATCTGAAAGTAAAACCCTCCAAGTTCAACCTGTTTTCCACCCAGGTCCGCTATTTGGGGCATGTTATTTCCACAGAAAGGGTTATGGCAGACCCCGCTAAAGTGGATGCAGTCAGGGGGTGGCCTGTCCCTAAGAACCAGACTGAAGTTCAGAGTTTCATAGGGCTGGCCTCCTATTACAGGCGTTTTGTGAAGGGGTTTCCAGATATTCCCCGCCCTCTGCATCAGCTTGTGGAGAAGGGGAGGTGGTTTCGGTGGAGTGATGACTGTCAACGGGCATTTGATCAGCTCAAGGCCAGCCTAATTGCTGCTCCAGTATTGGCTTATCCAGACCCCAGTAAACCATTTATCCTTGACACTGATGCTAGTGATGTAGGAATTGCAGCTGTTTTGTCTCAGGAAGAGGGGGGGCTGGAACTGGTCATTGCATA GAGGGCACTCACAAAGCAGGAGCGAAAATATGCCACCACGAAAAAAGAGCTTTTGAGCTGTGGGAAATAA